Proteins encoded in a region of the Oncorhynchus clarkii lewisi isolate Uvic-CL-2024 chromosome 18, UVic_Ocla_1.0, whole genome shotgun sequence genome:
- the LOC139373365 gene encoding chromosomal protein D1-like, with product MKEEGATMSDEGATASGEGATASEEGEGATASEEGEGAMESEEGAMDATGSEEESDEALSNGSPIPPKRGRGRPKGSGSKKPKILRVLNKQPRGRPRKVVDPNAVSAETTAPLKCGRPKKLGRPRKYLLSPEEEEERKILKSQPRVWKPLGRPRIHPRGDPPATPTSAEPRRRGRPLKASTVRGAHLQKNPPPTSKVSTPPVKDDSPRKSGRPLGSFKAKRAAETDRSNSSPSAKQGCTVSPIVSPYRCSNGKANVFDEAAFQAQRQKGKRKSVNVDYTAYDSEEENEDTQRNEDEVLSLVEDDEEEEIKPRDGHGKASKPGKVVAAIKKKEVVVPKRGGRKPGSIKKVVK from the coding sequence ATGAAAGAAGAAGGGGCAACAATGTCGGATGAAGGGGCAACGGCGTCCGGGGAAGGGGCAACGGCTTCGGAAGAAGGGGAAGGGGCAACGGCTTCGGAAGAAGGGGAAGGGGCAATGGAGTCGGAAGAAGGGGCAATGGATGCCACTGGTAGTGAAGAGGAGTCTGATGAAGCCTTGTCTAATGGCAGCCCCATACCACCTAAGAGGGGAAGGGGTAGGCCCAAAGGATCAGGCTCCAAGAAACCTAAGATACTGAGGGTACTAAACAAGCAGCCACGGGGCAGGCCACGTAAAGTGGTTGACCCTAATGCTGTTTCAGCAGAGACAACTGCACCTTTGAAGTGTGGCCGGCCCAAAAAACTGGGTAGGCCGAGGAAGTACCTGCTGTCacccgaggaggaagaggagagaaagatactGAAAAGCCAACCTAGAGTGTGGAAGCCGCTCGGAAGGCCGCGCATCCATCCCCGCGGGGATCCCCCCGCCACACCCACCTCTGCCGAGCCACGGAGAAGAGGCCGTCCACTCAAGGCATCAACAGTTAGAGGTGCCCACTTACAGAAGAACCCACCTCCAACTTCTAAAGTTTCAACGCCCCCCGTTAAAGATGATTCCCCGCGAAAGAGTGGCCGCCCCTTAGGCTCCTTCAAAGCCAAAAGAGCAGCAGAGACGGATAGGTCCAACAGTTCACCCTCAGCCAAACAGGGTTGCACTGTTTCTCCAATAGTTTCTCCTTACCGCTGCTCCAACGGTAAAGCAAATGTGTTCGATGAAGCTGCCTTCCAAGCCCAGAGGCAAAAAGGCAAGAGAAAGTCTGTGAACGTTGATTATACAGCTTATGATTCAGAGGAGGAAAATGAAGATACACAGAGAAATGAGGATGAAGTCTTGTCTTTAGTAGAAGATGACGAAGAAGAGGAAATTAAACCACGCGATGGTCATGGCAAGGCTAGTAAACCTGGTAAGGTAGTGGCAGCTATTAAGAAAAAAGAAGTGGTTGTTCCTAAGAGGGGGGGCAGAAAGCCTGGCTCAATCAAAAAGGTTGTAAAGTAA